Proteins found in one Desulfovibrio gilichinskyi genomic segment:
- the deoC gene encoding deoxyribose-phosphate aldolase: protein MEIIKDFASYVDHTLLDISAGPADIEQLCSEAVEYGFASVCIYPWHIAQAADLLRAEKAKVCAVIGFPSGATLTEVKMVEAMRAVEKGAQELDMVVNIGALKAGDINTFLKDIFLTVEGAGGVPVKAIIETGLLDDDQKKQACELAVKGGASFVKTCTGFSCGSATVEDIKLMRAIVGNSVGVKASGGIKSYAHACALIDAGASRLGTSSSLKIIQETISG, encoded by the coding sequence ATGGAAATTATCAAAGATTTTGCTTCTTATGTAGACCACACTCTTTTAGATATATCTGCCGGACCGGCGGACATTGAGCAACTTTGCAGCGAGGCCGTTGAATACGGATTTGCTTCTGTTTGCATCTATCCATGGCATATAGCGCAGGCTGCGGACCTATTGCGTGCTGAAAAGGCAAAAGTCTGTGCTGTCATAGGATTTCCTTCAGGAGCCACCCTTACTGAGGTTAAAATGGTTGAAGCTATGAGGGCGGTAGAAAAAGGTGCACAAGAACTTGATATGGTTGTAAATATCGGAGCTTTGAAAGCTGGTGATATTAATACTTTTCTAAAAGATATTTTTTTGACAGTTGAAGGAGCAGGCGGTGTTCCTGTTAAGGCTATTATTGAAACAGGTCTTCTTGATGATGATCAAAAAAAACAAGCGTGCGAGCTGGCTGTTAAGGGCGGGGCTTCATTTGTTAAAACATGCACCGGATTCAGTTGCGGCAGTGCTACTGTTGAGGATATAAAGCTGATGCGCGCTATAGTAGGTAATTCTGTCGGAGTAAAAGCCAGCGGCGGTATTAAATCGTATGCCCATGCTTGCGCGCTTATCGATGCCGGAGCTTCTCGCCTTGGCACATCTTCTTCATTAAAAATTATTCAGGAGACAATCAGTGGTTGA
- a CDS encoding LysR family transcriptional regulator produces the protein MELRNLKTLVEVARQGGFSQAARVLFSTQSTVSKAVKQLEDELGEALFTRLSGGARLTEAGELVYARAVTMLAEAEHIHSELTELKGLLTGKLRLGLPIFGSAKLFAPLFTIFRSRYPGVEIELLEQGSAHLEAAILAGEVELAVSLLPVSDSFEWQAVHDAPLMALLWADHPLRNRRNIQLAELASSSFILFEHGFILNERIEEACRKRGFIPHASARSSQMDFIVALAAAGLGVPLVPQVMIEERRLSPLKAVCVNEPDLRWKAALIWRKEAKLSPAARAWLALTREKFPI, from the coding sequence ATGGAACTACGCAATCTTAAAACTCTGGTGGAAGTGGCTAGGCAGGGGGGCTTTTCTCAAGCGGCCCGAGTTCTTTTTTCTACTCAGTCCACAGTTAGCAAAGCTGTAAAGCAGCTTGAGGATGAACTCGGTGAAGCCCTTTTCACTCGCCTGAGTGGCGGGGCCAGACTTACCGAGGCTGGTGAACTCGTTTATGCCAGAGCTGTGACCATGCTTGCAGAGGCCGAGCATATCCATTCTGAATTAACTGAGCTCAAGGGATTGTTAACCGGTAAATTACGTTTAGGGTTGCCGATTTTCGGCAGCGCGAAACTTTTTGCACCATTGTTCACTATCTTTCGCAGTCGCTATCCCGGCGTGGAAATTGAACTTTTAGAACAGGGAAGTGCTCATCTTGAGGCCGCAATTCTGGCCGGAGAGGTGGAACTTGCTGTTTCGCTGCTGCCCGTGTCTGATTCGTTTGAATGGCAGGCGGTGCATGATGCACCTCTGATGGCTCTTTTGTGGGCGGATCATCCATTGCGGAATCGGCGCAATATTCAGCTTGCCGAACTTGCTTCATCATCTTTCATTCTCTTCGAACACGGATTCATTCTAAATGAACGTATTGAGGAGGCATGTAGAAAACGTGGATTTATTCCGCATGCTTCGGCTCGTAGCAGTCAGATGGATTTCATCGTTGCCTTGGCGGCGGCGGGGCTCGGCGTTCCATTAGTGCCACAGGTCATGATTGAGGAAAGAAGACTTAGTCCTCTAAAGGCGGTTTGCGTTAATGAACCGGATCTGCGCTGGAAAGCAGCATTGATCTGGCGCAAAGAAGCCAAACTTTCTCCCGCAGCAAGAGCCTGGCTGGCTTTGACACGGGAAAAATTTCCGATTTGA
- a CDS encoding CidA/LrgA family protein has product MTTRTTNALSFFEKSLQTTFQVGMLIGLWWLCQLATQSFRVEIPGGVLGLLVLVILLLSGWMPVKWISRGAGFLLDHLLLFFVPAAMTLLNHPEFLGWIGVKILVVVVFGITLVMIGTSMAVEWHLLMRSRHAR; this is encoded by the coding sequence ATGACAACTAGAACAACAAATGCTCTTTCATTTTTTGAAAAGAGCCTGCAAACGACTTTTCAAGTCGGTATGCTGATCGGATTATGGTGGCTTTGCCAATTAGCAACTCAATCATTCAGGGTGGAAATACCCGGAGGAGTATTAGGGTTGCTGGTGCTGGTCATCCTGCTTTTATCGGGATGGATGCCGGTTAAGTGGATATCCCGCGGAGCCGGATTTCTATTAGATCATTTATTACTTTTTTTTGTTCCGGCAGCAATGACCCTGCTGAACCATCCAGAATTTCTGGGATGGATAGGTGTGAAAATTTTAGTAGTTGTAGTTTTCGGTATAACTTTGGTCATGATTGGCACTTCCATGGCCGTAGAATGGCATTTACTTATGAGGTCGCGTCATGCACGCTGA
- a CDS encoding LrgB family protein, with the protein MHADIIAFFWITATCFCYLFARVVHGRVGAWWSSPLLVACVFCLVLALSLHTSYRDYMQGGKWLIMLLGPATVAFALPIYEQRALLRKHWSTLLFGVAFGCVLALGGTWLMSGWLGLSNGLRLSMLPRSFTTPFAMAFAKDVGGSPDLAAVCVIATGVLGASLGGILLRILPLQSSFARGVMFGMGAHGAGVAKAREFGKEEEAVAGLVMVLAGVTCALIGLAVSMLGI; encoded by the coding sequence ATGCACGCTGATATAATTGCATTTTTTTGGATAACAGCCACTTGTTTCTGTTATCTGTTTGCGCGGGTAGTGCATGGTAGAGTTGGAGCATGGTGGTCATCACCATTACTTGTCGCCTGCGTTTTCTGTCTGGTTTTGGCTTTGTCGCTGCACACCAGTTATCGAGACTACATGCAAGGCGGAAAATGGCTGATCATGTTGCTTGGTCCGGCCACTGTCGCATTCGCCTTGCCGATTTATGAGCAACGGGCATTACTACGTAAGCATTGGTCGACATTACTGTTCGGGGTGGCCTTTGGGTGTGTTCTTGCTCTCGGCGGTACATGGCTGATGTCCGGCTGGTTGGGCCTATCTAATGGGCTGCGGTTATCCATGTTACCACGATCGTTCACAACTCCATTCGCCATGGCTTTTGCGAAAGATGTCGGAGGCTCACCGGATCTGGCTGCTGTCTGTGTTATTGCAACCGGAGTTCTCGGAGCATCACTTGGCGGAATATTACTTCGTATCCTGCCCTTGCAATCATCCTTTGCACGAGGAGTTATGTTCGGCATGGGAGCACATGGCGCAGGAGTCGCCAAAGCGAGAGAGTTCGGCAAGGAAGAAGAAGCCGTAGCCGGACTGGTCATGGTTCTTGCCGGAGTAACCTGCGCGTTAATAGGACTGGCCGTTTCAATGCTCGGAATATAA
- a CDS encoding amino acid ABC transporter permease, giving the protein MQWDVVWNNFDYFLWGAFPKGPLGGLAVSIILAVLGIFGAFWIGLAAGLMRLSRNMLVKYLAVFYIEVIRGVPLLMLIFWFYFLAPVLLGTSLPEFYCALVAFIVFTGAYIAEIVKAGVVALPSGQMEAARGTGLSHYQAMRYIILPQALRNMIPSFVNQFVSLTKDTSLAYIIGVNELTRTATQVNNRTLSAPTEIFITIAVLYFIVCYVLTYISRRMEKHLARYQARDR; this is encoded by the coding sequence GTGCAATGGGATGTAGTTTGGAACAACTTTGATTATTTTCTTTGGGGAGCATTTCCCAAAGGACCTCTCGGCGGGCTGGCTGTCAGCATTATCCTTGCTGTGCTCGGTATTTTCGGAGCATTCTGGATAGGCCTTGCTGCCGGATTAATGCGACTTTCCCGTAATATGCTGGTTAAATATCTCGCGGTGTTTTATATTGAAGTTATCCGCGGTGTGCCTTTGCTCATGCTTATTTTCTGGTTCTATTTCTTAGCTCCTGTTCTTTTGGGTACATCCCTGCCTGAATTTTATTGCGCCCTTGTCGCATTTATTGTTTTTACCGGTGCATATATAGCAGAAATTGTTAAAGCCGGAGTTGTGGCTTTGCCAAGTGGACAGATGGAAGCCGCAAGAGGAACAGGGCTTTCTCATTATCAGGCGATGCGTTATATTATTCTTCCGCAGGCTCTTAGAAACATGATTCCATCATTTGTTAATCAGTTTGTTTCACTTACCAAAGATACTTCACTTGCCTATATTATCGGAGTTAACGAGCTTACCCGCACAGCAACTCAGGTAAATAACAGAACGCTTTCTGCTCCTACAGAAATTTTTATTACCATTGCAGTTCTTTATTTTATTGTTTGTTATGTTTTAACTTATATCAGCCGCAGAATGGAAAAGCATCTTGCCCGTTATCAGGCTCGTGACCGTTAA
- a CDS encoding amino acid ABC transporter permease — translation MNYQFDWGLVLTGQYGQWILDGVKVTLKISAVSIGFTMILGTLIAVMRMSKFKPFEWFSFAFVEFFRNTPLLIQIFFWYFGSYSILPDAWNTWLYDHDFEFAAGVISLTFYTSAFIAEEIRAGINSIPKNQLEASRATGLSFLQAYRFVILPQAFRIIIPPLISQSLNLIKNSSLVMTIGVMDLTYMARQIQSYSFHGFEAFTVATVIYLVISLIVSFSINMYNKHYLIQIKY, via the coding sequence TTGAACTACCAGTTTGATTGGGGTCTGGTCTTAACCGGGCAATACGGGCAATGGATTCTTGACGGGGTAAAAGTTACCCTTAAGATTTCAGCTGTATCGATCGGTTTTACAATGATCCTCGGAACCCTTATTGCCGTAATGCGCATGTCAAAGTTTAAACCTTTTGAATGGTTCAGCTTTGCATTTGTTGAATTTTTTAGAAATACACCTCTATTGATTCAAATATTTTTCTGGTATTTCGGCTCATATTCCATACTGCCGGATGCGTGGAATACTTGGTTGTATGATCATGATTTTGAGTTTGCGGCTGGGGTTATTTCTCTTACTTTTTATACCTCCGCATTTATCGCAGAAGAGATCAGAGCTGGAATTAATTCAATTCCGAAGAATCAACTTGAAGCGTCACGTGCGACCGGTCTTTCTTTTTTGCAGGCTTACAGGTTTGTAATTCTTCCTCAAGCATTTAGAATTATCATCCCGCCGCTTATTTCGCAGTCTCTCAACCTGATCAAGAATTCTTCGTTGGTAATGACCATCGGAGTTATGGATCTTACCTACATGGCACGGCAGATTCAGTCATATTCTTTTCATGGATTTGAAGCGTTTACGGTAGCAACGGTAATTTATCTTGTCATTTCGCTGATCGTGTCGTTTTCAATTAACATGTACAATAAGCATTATCTGATTCAAATTAAATATTAG
- a CDS encoding ABC transporter substrate-binding protein has product MRKLSIMVAVVLAMALCASSAFADKLQEIKDRGVLICGVKDAVVPFGYIDENSKQLVGMDIDVCNYIAKQLGVKAEFKPVTSATRIPMLVQGSIDLAAATMTHKIARDDTIDFSITYFMDGQKLLVKKGSGIKSAADLKGQKVGTAKGSTSEQNILKVQPDTKVLSFEGYPQAFLALKQGKVKAVTTDSTILLGLKNSDPDPAGWEIVGDFISPEPYGLGLPENESNFRDAVNFALIEMWKSGDYQKVYDKWFGPDTKYALPLTWQMELWP; this is encoded by the coding sequence ATGAGAAAACTTTCAATCATGGTAGCTGTGGTCTTGGCTATGGCTCTTTGTGCTTCCAGTGCTTTTGCAGATAAACTGCAGGAAATTAAAGATCGCGGAGTGCTTATCTGCGGTGTTAAGGATGCTGTTGTTCCTTTTGGTTACATCGATGAAAATTCAAAGCAACTTGTAGGTATGGACATTGATGTATGTAACTATATTGCAAAACAGCTCGGAGTTAAAGCAGAGTTCAAACCTGTAACTTCTGCAACTCGTATCCCAATGCTTGTTCAGGGTTCAATTGACCTTGCAGCAGCAACCATGACTCATAAAATTGCCCGTGACGATACCATCGACTTCAGTATCACTTATTTTATGGACGGACAGAAGCTGCTCGTTAAAAAAGGTTCCGGCATCAAATCCGCTGCGGACCTTAAAGGTCAGAAAGTCGGTACTGCTAAAGGTTCCACTTCTGAACAGAATATTCTGAAAGTTCAGCCTGATACCAAGGTACTTTCTTTCGAAGGTTATCCTCAGGCATTTCTTGCTCTCAAACAGGGCAAGGTTAAGGCTGTAACTACTGACTCAACTATCCTCCTCGGACTCAAAAACTCTGATCCTGATCCGGCAGGCTGGGAAATCGTCGGTGATTTCATTTCTCCTGAACCTTACGGTCTGGGGCTGCCAGAAAATGAATCTAATTTCCGTGATGCTGTAAACTTTGCTCTCATCGAAATGTGGAAGAGCGGCGATTACCAGAAAGTTTACGATAAATGGTTCGGACCTGATACCAAGTACGCTCTGCCTTTGACTTGGCAGATGGAACTTTGGCCTTAG
- a CDS encoding amino acid ABC transporter ATP-binding protein, with product MSMIEIKNLHKWYGDFHVLKGINDHVDTGEVLVICGPSGSGKSTFIRCINRLEDYQKGSIIFDGKDILDKSVNINELRAEIGIVFQQFNLYPHLTVLKNVTLAPQKVRNTPREEAEETALKLLDRVGIHDQAHKYPAELSGGQQQRVAIARALAMKPKVMLFDEPTSALDPEMINEVLNVMKDLAREGMTMLCVTHEMGFAREVADRVVFMDGGEVIEQAPPEEFFKNPQHDRAKLFLKEIL from the coding sequence TGATCATGTGGATACAGGCGAAGTTCTTGTTATCTGCGGACCTAGCGGGTCCGGTAAAAGTACTTTTATCCGCTGCATAAACAGACTTGAAGATTATCAGAAAGGGTCCATCATTTTTGATGGAAAAGATATTCTGGACAAGAGTGTTAATATAAATGAATTGCGCGCGGAGATCGGTATCGTTTTTCAGCAGTTCAATCTTTATCCTCATTTAACAGTATTGAAGAATGTTACTCTTGCTCCCCAGAAAGTGCGCAATACTCCGCGCGAGGAAGCTGAAGAAACAGCCCTGAAGTTACTTGATAGAGTCGGTATCCACGATCAGGCCCATAAATATCCCGCAGAATTGTCCGGCGGACAGCAACAGCGAGTCGCTATCGCCAGAGCTTTGGCAATGAAGCCCAAAGTTATGCTTTTTGATGAACCGACATCTGCGCTTGACCCGGAAATGATTAATGAAGTTTTAAACGTTATGAAAGACCTGGCCCGCGAAGGAATGACCATGCTTTGCGTTACGCATGAAATGGGATTTGCCCGCGAAGTTGCCGATAGAGTTGTATTTATGGATGGCGGTGAAGTTATTGAACAGGCGCCACCGGAAGAATTTTTTAAGAATCCTCAACATGATCGTGCTAAATTGTTTTTGAAGGAAATATTGTAG